The following are encoded together in the Citrus sinensis cultivar Valencia sweet orange chromosome 1, DVS_A1.0, whole genome shotgun sequence genome:
- the LOC102612520 gene encoding uncharacterized GPI-anchored protein At3g06035-like — MASPWLHLLLLVSFLSMNLLVKCDTDEEDTLLQGLNSYRESLNLTSLTKNKNAECLADELADQFKNQPCTNSTGANTVPGTEKQLSNYPDLLAKCHLNVSNTRDGIVMPACVPNLEPSLVLSNFTKSQYSDSLNDTKYKGAGIGSEDNWIVVILTTSTPEGSYVPYNAASLFSNIGLIYCLLFWLISALMIF, encoded by the exons ATGGCGTCTCCATGGCTTCATCTTCTCTTACTTGTCTCCTTCCTCTCGATGAATCTCCTTGTCAAATGCGACACTG ATGAGGAGGACACGCTGCTTCAAGGCCTTAACAGCTATAGAGAATCCTTAAACCTGACATccttaacaaaaaataagaatgcaGAGTGCCTTGCTGATGAATTAGCTGATCAGTTCAAGAATCAACCCTGCACAAACAGCACAGGTGCTAACACAGTGCCTGGCACTGAGAAACAGTTGTCCAACTACCCAGACCTTCTAGCCAAATGCCACTTGAATGTCTCCAACACCAGGGATGGAATTGTCATGCCCGCTTGCGTCCCTAACTTGGAACCTAGCCTTGTGCTCTCAAACTTCACCAAGTCTCAGTATTCTGATAGTCTCAATGACACCAAGTATAAAGGAGCTGGTATTGGTTCTGAAGACAACTGGATTGTTGTTATTTTGACCACAAGTACACCTGAAGGGAGCTATGTGCCATACAATGCAGCCAGTTTGTTTTCCAATATTGGTTTGATTTACTGCTTGCTTTTCTGGTTGATCAGTGCTTTAATGATCTTTTAA
- the LOC102612220 gene encoding glucose-1-phosphate adenylyltransferase large subunit 3, chloroplastic/amyloplastic, whose product MALSADGRFSLSATGQLRGATGLAAGSRNWRLVKSCNGELMGTKLNTNAKHRNEAGSKLVQKQVCMTLTADIAGESKLRDLEMEKRDARTVAAVILGGGAGTRLYPLTKQRAKPAVPIGGAYRLIDVPMSNCINSGINKVYILTQYNSASLNRHLARAYNYGSGVTFGDGCVEVLAATQTPGEAGKRWFQGTADAVRQFHWLFEDPRNKVIEDVLILSGDHLYRMDYMDFVQNHRQSGADITISCLPMDDRRASDFGLMKINNEGRVLSFSEKPKGKDLKAMAVDTTVLGLSKQEAEEKPYIASMGVYLFKKEILLNLLRWRFPTANDFGSEIIPASANEQFLKAYLFNDYWEDIGTIRSFFEANLALTAHPPMFSFYDATKPIYTSRRNLPPSKIDDSKIVDSIISHGSFITSSFIEHSVVGIRSRINANVHLKDTMMLGADFYETDAEVASLLAEGRVPVGIGENTKIKECIIDKNARIGKNVIIANSEGIQEADRSAEGFYIRSGVTVILKNSVITDGFVI is encoded by the exons ATGGCACTCTCGGCCGATGGCCGGTTTTCCCTCTCAGCAACCGGCCAGCTACGTGGCGCGACGGGATTGGCAGCAGGGAGCAGGAACTGGAGGCTTGTCAAGTCTTGCAATGGAGAGTTGATGGGCACAAAGCTTAATACGAATGCAAAACATCGAAATGAGGCTGGTAGCAAACTCGTTCAGAAACAAGTTTGCATGACTCTTACGGCTGACATAGCAGGCGAGTCCAAG TTAAGAGATTTGGAGATGGAGAAGCGTGATGCACGCACAGTTGCAGCGGTCATTCTGGGAGGAGGAGCTGGGACCCGTCTCTACCCTCTCACTAAACAACGTGCCAAGCCTGCT GTTCCAATTGGCGGTGCATACAGGCTGATTGATGTGCCAATGAGCAATTGCATCAACAGTGGAATTAACAAAGTCTACATTCTCACTCAATACAACTCAGCATCACTCAACAGGCATCTTGCTCGTGCTTACAACTACGGCAGCGGGGTAACCTTTGGAGATGGATGTGTTGAG GTTCTAGCTGCCACTCAAACTCCTGGAGAAGCAGGTAAAAGATGGTTCCAGGGTACTGCGGATGCTGTGAGACAATTTCATTGGCTTTTTGAG GATCCGAGAAATAAAGTAATTGAAGATGTCCTGATTCTATCTGGGGATCACTTGTATAGAATGGACTATATGGACTTTGTCCAG AATCATCGGCAGAGTGGTGCAGACATCACTATCTCTTGTCTGCCTATGGATGACCG TCGTGCCTCAGATTTTGGTCTGATGAAAATTAACAACGAGGGAAGAGTCCTTTCTTTCAGTGAAAAGCCTAAAGGGAAAGACTTGAAAGCAATG GCAGTAGATACAACAGTTTTGGGACTTTCTAAACAAGAGGCTGAAGAGAAGCCATACATTGCTTCCATGGGTGTGTATCTCTTCAAAAAGGAGATACTTCTTAATCTTTTGAG ATGGCGTTTTCCAACTGCGAATGACTTTGGATCAGAAATAATCCCTGCATCAGCCAATGAACAATTCTTAAAG GCTTATCTGTTCAATGATTACTGGGAAGATATAGGAACCATCAGATCCTTCTTCGAGGCAAATCTTGCCCTCACTGCGCAT CCACCGATGTTTAGTTTCTATGATGCCACAAAGCCAATCTACACGTCTCGAAGAAACCTACCACCATCGAAGATTGATGATAGCAAG ATTGTTGATTCAATCATATCACATGGAAGTTTCATAACAAGCAGCTTCATAGAACACAGTGTCGTTGGCATCAGATCTCGAATCAATGCTAACGTTCACTTAAAG GATACGATGATGCTTGGAGCTGACTTTTACGAGACAGACGCTGAAGTAGCATCACTACTAGCTGAGGGGAGAGTTCCTGTTGGAATTGgtgaaaacacaaaaataaa AGAGTGCATCATTGACAAAAATGCCAGAATAGGGAAGAATGTTATTATTGCAAATTCGGAG GGCATCCAAGAGGCTGATAGATCTGCAGAAGGGTTCTACATCCGCTCAGGGGTTACCGTCATATTGAAAAATTCTGTTATCACAGACGGATTTGTGATATGA
- the LOC102611725 gene encoding DEAD-box ATP-dependent RNA helicase 58, chloroplastic isoform X5, with product MQVTKVARVLAAKPSDTDLEHKPCTVMALLDGGMLRRHKSWLKAEPPTIVVATMGSLCQLIEKHIFKLESVQVLVIDEVDFLFNSSKQVSSLKKLLASYSSCNNRQTVFASASIPQHRRFLHNCIQQKWTKSDVVHVHVNAIKPLPSCLHHRFVICGKKMKYQTLLSLIQSDAPESGIIFVGEQSEKSKKAGNAPSTTLLVDFLSNSYKGSSDVLLLEEEMNFNSRAASLLEVRQGGGYLLVSTDIAARGIDLPETTHIYNFDLPRSAIDYLHRAGRTGRKPFSDEKWTVTSIITSEELFVLQRYENELKFKSEELTLQTQC from the exons ATGCAA GTTACAAAAGTTGCTCGGGTTTTGGCTGCAAAGCCGTCGGATACTGATTTGGAGCACAAGCCATGTACTGTGATGGCTCTTTTAGATGGAGGAATGTTGAGAAGACACAAGAGTTGGCTTAAG GCAGAGCCCCCAACAATAGTAGTAGCAACGATGGGAAGTCTGTGCCAATTAATTGAGAAGCATATATTCAAACTGGAGTCTGTGCAAGTTCTGGTTATCGATGAG gtTGATTTCTTATTCAATTCATCAAAACAAGTCAGTTCTCTTAAAAAGCTGTTGGCATCATATTCATCGTGCAATAACCGTCAGACTGTTTTCGCCAGTGCATCAATTCCTCAGCACCGACGGTTCTTGCACAACTGCATACAACAGAAGTGGACCAAG AGTGATGTGGTTCATGTTCATGTAAATGCAATAAAACCATTGCCTTCATGTCTGCATCATAGATTTGTG ATAtgtgggaaaaaaatgaagtatCAAACATTGCTATCCTTAATACAGTCTGATGCACCTGAGTCTGGCATTATTTTTGTCGGTGAGCAG TCTGAGAAGTCAAAGAAGGCTGGAAATGCTCCTTCAACAACTCTTTTGGTCGATTTCCTGAGCAATTCATACAAAGGTTCTTCAGACGTCCTTCTTCTGGAAGAAGAGATGAATTTCAACTCACGAGCAGCTTCACTATTA GAAGTGAGACAAGGAGGAGGCTATCTGCTTGTGTCTACAGATATAGCAGCTAGAGGGATTGACCTGCCGGAAACAACTCACATATACAACTTTGATCTGCCAAGATCTGCTATAGATTATCTTCATCGAGCTGGGAGAACAGGTAGGAAACCATTTTCAGACGAGAAATGGACTGTTACCAGTATCATAACATCAGAGGAGCTGTTTGTTTTGCAAAGATATGAAAATGAACTGAAGTTTAAATCTGAAGAGCTTACTTTACAGACTCAATGTTAA
- the LOC102611725 gene encoding DEAD-box ATP-dependent RNA helicase 58, chloroplastic isoform X1: MAAIAISATHTILVTRVNHKLSSPNSIEFTNRAFLPVSISWKPLRAVLSSSAVSIEELAAGTGNNSLTLRELCQGHVPEHVLRRMDETGYVLPTDIQREALPVLFSSRDCILHAQTGSGKTLTYLLLIFSLVNAQRSAVQAVIVVPTRELGMQVTKVARVLAAKPSDTDLEHKPCTVMALLDGGMLRRHKSWLKAEPPTIVVATMGSLCQLIEKHIFKLESVQVLVIDEVDFLFNSSKQVSSLKKLLASYSSCNNRQTVFASASIPQHRRFLHNCIQQKWTKSDVVHVHVNAIKPLPSCLHHRFVICGKKMKYQTLLSLIQSDAPESGIIFVGEQSEKSKKAGNAPSTTLLVDFLSNSYKGSSDVLLLEEEMNFNSRAASLLEVRQGGGYLLVSTDIAARGIDLPETTHIYNFDLPRSAIDYLHRAGRTGRKPFSDEKWTVTSIITSEELFVLQRYENELKFKSEELTLQTQC, encoded by the exons ATGGCTGCCATTGCCATTTCAGCTACTCATACGATTCTTGTTACGAGAGTTAATCACAAATTATCTTCTCCAAATTCAATCGAATTTACAAACCGAGCTTTCTTACCTGTATCAATTTCTTGGAAACCTTTGCGAGCCGTTCTCAGCTCTTCGGCAGTCTCCATTGAAGAACTCGCTGCCGGAACCGGAAACAACTCCTTGACTCTGCGTGAATTATGCCAAGGTCATGTGCCCGAGCACGTGCTTCGCAG AATGGATGAGACTGGATATGTTTTACCAACGGATATACAGCGCGAAGCGCTGCCTGTTCTGTTCTCGAGCCGGGATTGCATACTTCATGCTCAG ACAGGCTCTGGGAAGACGCTGACATACCTGCTGTTGATATTTTCGCTAGTAAATGCTCAAAGGTCTGCTGTGCAAGCAGTAATTGTGGTGCCAACTCGCGAACTTGGCATGCAA GTTACAAAAGTTGCTCGGGTTTTGGCTGCAAAGCCGTCGGATACTGATTTGGAGCACAAGCCATGTACTGTGATGGCTCTTTTAGATGGAGGAATGTTGAGAAGACACAAGAGTTGGCTTAAG GCAGAGCCCCCAACAATAGTAGTAGCAACGATGGGAAGTCTGTGCCAATTAATTGAGAAGCATATATTCAAACTGGAGTCTGTGCAAGTTCTGGTTATCGATGAG gtTGATTTCTTATTCAATTCATCAAAACAAGTCAGTTCTCTTAAAAAGCTGTTGGCATCATATTCATCGTGCAATAACCGTCAGACTGTTTTCGCCAGTGCATCAATTCCTCAGCACCGACGGTTCTTGCACAACTGCATACAACAGAAGTGGACCAAG AGTGATGTGGTTCATGTTCATGTAAATGCAATAAAACCATTGCCTTCATGTCTGCATCATAGATTTGTG ATAtgtgggaaaaaaatgaagtatCAAACATTGCTATCCTTAATACAGTCTGATGCACCTGAGTCTGGCATTATTTTTGTCGGTGAGCAG TCTGAGAAGTCAAAGAAGGCTGGAAATGCTCCTTCAACAACTCTTTTGGTCGATTTCCTGAGCAATTCATACAAAGGTTCTTCAGACGTCCTTCTTCTGGAAGAAGAGATGAATTTCAACTCACGAGCAGCTTCACTATTA GAAGTGAGACAAGGAGGAGGCTATCTGCTTGTGTCTACAGATATAGCAGCTAGAGGGATTGACCTGCCGGAAACAACTCACATATACAACTTTGATCTGCCAAGATCTGCTATAGATTATCTTCATCGAGCTGGGAGAACAGGTAGGAAACCATTTTCAGACGAGAAATGGACTGTTACCAGTATCATAACATCAGAGGAGCTGTTTGTTTTGCAAAGATATGAAAATGAACTGAAGTTTAAATCTGAAGAGCTTACTTTACAGACTCAATGTTAA
- the LOC102611725 gene encoding DEAD-box ATP-dependent RNA helicase 58, chloroplastic isoform X4, translated as MAAIAISATHTILVTRVNHKLSSPNSIEFTNRAFLPVSISWKPLRAVLSSSAVSIEELAAGTGNNSLTLRELCQGHVPEHVLRRMDETGYVLPTDIQREALPVLFSSRDCILHAQTGSGKTLTYLLLIFSLVNAQRSAVQAVIVVPTRELGMQVTKVARVLAAKPSDTDLEHKPCTVMALLDGGMLRRHKSWLKAEPPTIVVATMGSLCQLIEKHIFKLESVQVLVIDEICGKKMKYQTLLSLIQSDAPESGIIFVGEQSEKSKKAGNAPSTTLLVDFLSNSYKGSSDVLLLEEEMNFNSRAASLLEVRQGGGYLLVSTDIAARGIDLPETTHIYNFDLPRSAIDYLHRAGRTGRKPFSDEKWTVTSIITSEELFVLQRYENELKFKSEELTLQTQC; from the exons ATGGCTGCCATTGCCATTTCAGCTACTCATACGATTCTTGTTACGAGAGTTAATCACAAATTATCTTCTCCAAATTCAATCGAATTTACAAACCGAGCTTTCTTACCTGTATCAATTTCTTGGAAACCTTTGCGAGCCGTTCTCAGCTCTTCGGCAGTCTCCATTGAAGAACTCGCTGCCGGAACCGGAAACAACTCCTTGACTCTGCGTGAATTATGCCAAGGTCATGTGCCCGAGCACGTGCTTCGCAG AATGGATGAGACTGGATATGTTTTACCAACGGATATACAGCGCGAAGCGCTGCCTGTTCTGTTCTCGAGCCGGGATTGCATACTTCATGCTCAG ACAGGCTCTGGGAAGACGCTGACATACCTGCTGTTGATATTTTCGCTAGTAAATGCTCAAAGGTCTGCTGTGCAAGCAGTAATTGTGGTGCCAACTCGCGAACTTGGCATGCAA GTTACAAAAGTTGCTCGGGTTTTGGCTGCAAAGCCGTCGGATACTGATTTGGAGCACAAGCCATGTACTGTGATGGCTCTTTTAGATGGAGGAATGTTGAGAAGACACAAGAGTTGGCTTAAG GCAGAGCCCCCAACAATAGTAGTAGCAACGATGGGAAGTCTGTGCCAATTAATTGAGAAGCATATATTCAAACTGGAGTCTGTGCAAGTTCTGGTTATCGATGAG ATAtgtgggaaaaaaatgaagtatCAAACATTGCTATCCTTAATACAGTCTGATGCACCTGAGTCTGGCATTATTTTTGTCGGTGAGCAG TCTGAGAAGTCAAAGAAGGCTGGAAATGCTCCTTCAACAACTCTTTTGGTCGATTTCCTGAGCAATTCATACAAAGGTTCTTCAGACGTCCTTCTTCTGGAAGAAGAGATGAATTTCAACTCACGAGCAGCTTCACTATTA GAAGTGAGACAAGGAGGAGGCTATCTGCTTGTGTCTACAGATATAGCAGCTAGAGGGATTGACCTGCCGGAAACAACTCACATATACAACTTTGATCTGCCAAGATCTGCTATAGATTATCTTCATCGAGCTGGGAGAACAGGTAGGAAACCATTTTCAGACGAGAAATGGACTGTTACCAGTATCATAACATCAGAGGAGCTGTTTGTTTTGCAAAGATATGAAAATGAACTGAAGTTTAAATCTGAAGAGCTTACTTTACAGACTCAATGTTAA
- the LOC102611725 gene encoding DEAD-box ATP-dependent RNA helicase 58, chloroplastic isoform X3, whose translation MAAIAISATHTILVTRVNHKLSSPNSIEFTNRAFLPVSISWKPLRAVLSSSAVSIEELAAGTGNNSLTLRELCQGHVPEHVLRRMDETGYVLPTDIQREALPVLFSSRDCILHAQTGSGKTLTYLLLIFSLVNAQRSAVQAVIVVPTRELGMQVTKVARVLAAKPSDTDLEHKPCTVMALLDGGMLRRHKSWLKAEPPTIVVATMGSLCQLIEKHIFKLESVQVLVIDEVDFLFNSSKQVSSLKKLLASYSSCNNRQTVFASASIPQHRRFLHNCIQQKWTKSEKSKKAGNAPSTTLLVDFLSNSYKGSSDVLLLEEEMNFNSRAASLLEVRQGGGYLLVSTDIAARGIDLPETTHIYNFDLPRSAIDYLHRAGRTGRKPFSDEKWTVTSIITSEELFVLQRYENELKFKSEELTLQTQC comes from the exons ATGGCTGCCATTGCCATTTCAGCTACTCATACGATTCTTGTTACGAGAGTTAATCACAAATTATCTTCTCCAAATTCAATCGAATTTACAAACCGAGCTTTCTTACCTGTATCAATTTCTTGGAAACCTTTGCGAGCCGTTCTCAGCTCTTCGGCAGTCTCCATTGAAGAACTCGCTGCCGGAACCGGAAACAACTCCTTGACTCTGCGTGAATTATGCCAAGGTCATGTGCCCGAGCACGTGCTTCGCAG AATGGATGAGACTGGATATGTTTTACCAACGGATATACAGCGCGAAGCGCTGCCTGTTCTGTTCTCGAGCCGGGATTGCATACTTCATGCTCAG ACAGGCTCTGGGAAGACGCTGACATACCTGCTGTTGATATTTTCGCTAGTAAATGCTCAAAGGTCTGCTGTGCAAGCAGTAATTGTGGTGCCAACTCGCGAACTTGGCATGCAA GTTACAAAAGTTGCTCGGGTTTTGGCTGCAAAGCCGTCGGATACTGATTTGGAGCACAAGCCATGTACTGTGATGGCTCTTTTAGATGGAGGAATGTTGAGAAGACACAAGAGTTGGCTTAAG GCAGAGCCCCCAACAATAGTAGTAGCAACGATGGGAAGTCTGTGCCAATTAATTGAGAAGCATATATTCAAACTGGAGTCTGTGCAAGTTCTGGTTATCGATGAG gtTGATTTCTTATTCAATTCATCAAAACAAGTCAGTTCTCTTAAAAAGCTGTTGGCATCATATTCATCGTGCAATAACCGTCAGACTGTTTTCGCCAGTGCATCAATTCCTCAGCACCGACGGTTCTTGCACAACTGCATACAACAGAAGTGGACCAAG TCTGAGAAGTCAAAGAAGGCTGGAAATGCTCCTTCAACAACTCTTTTGGTCGATTTCCTGAGCAATTCATACAAAGGTTCTTCAGACGTCCTTCTTCTGGAAGAAGAGATGAATTTCAACTCACGAGCAGCTTCACTATTA GAAGTGAGACAAGGAGGAGGCTATCTGCTTGTGTCTACAGATATAGCAGCTAGAGGGATTGACCTGCCGGAAACAACTCACATATACAACTTTGATCTGCCAAGATCTGCTATAGATTATCTTCATCGAGCTGGGAGAACAGGTAGGAAACCATTTTCAGACGAGAAATGGACTGTTACCAGTATCATAACATCAGAGGAGCTGTTTGTTTTGCAAAGATATGAAAATGAACTGAAGTTTAAATCTGAAGAGCTTACTTTACAGACTCAATGTTAA
- the LOC102611725 gene encoding DEAD-box ATP-dependent RNA helicase 58, chloroplastic isoform X2, which produces MAAIAISATHTILVTRVNHKLSSPNSIEFTNRAFLPVSISWKPLRAVLSSSAVSIEELAAGTGNNSLTLRELCQGHVPEHVLRRMDETGYVLPTDIQREALPVLFSSRDCILHAQTGSGKTLTYLLLIFSLVNAQRSAVQAVIVVPTRELGMQVTKVARVLAAKPSDTDLEHKPCTVMALLDGGMLRRHKSWLKAEPPTIVVATMGSLCQLIEKHIFKLESVQVLVIDEVDFLFNSSKQVSSLKKLLASYSSCNNRQTVFASASIPQHRRFLHNCIQQKWTKICGKKMKYQTLLSLIQSDAPESGIIFVGEQSEKSKKAGNAPSTTLLVDFLSNSYKGSSDVLLLEEEMNFNSRAASLLEVRQGGGYLLVSTDIAARGIDLPETTHIYNFDLPRSAIDYLHRAGRTGRKPFSDEKWTVTSIITSEELFVLQRYENELKFKSEELTLQTQC; this is translated from the exons ATGGCTGCCATTGCCATTTCAGCTACTCATACGATTCTTGTTACGAGAGTTAATCACAAATTATCTTCTCCAAATTCAATCGAATTTACAAACCGAGCTTTCTTACCTGTATCAATTTCTTGGAAACCTTTGCGAGCCGTTCTCAGCTCTTCGGCAGTCTCCATTGAAGAACTCGCTGCCGGAACCGGAAACAACTCCTTGACTCTGCGTGAATTATGCCAAGGTCATGTGCCCGAGCACGTGCTTCGCAG AATGGATGAGACTGGATATGTTTTACCAACGGATATACAGCGCGAAGCGCTGCCTGTTCTGTTCTCGAGCCGGGATTGCATACTTCATGCTCAG ACAGGCTCTGGGAAGACGCTGACATACCTGCTGTTGATATTTTCGCTAGTAAATGCTCAAAGGTCTGCTGTGCAAGCAGTAATTGTGGTGCCAACTCGCGAACTTGGCATGCAA GTTACAAAAGTTGCTCGGGTTTTGGCTGCAAAGCCGTCGGATACTGATTTGGAGCACAAGCCATGTACTGTGATGGCTCTTTTAGATGGAGGAATGTTGAGAAGACACAAGAGTTGGCTTAAG GCAGAGCCCCCAACAATAGTAGTAGCAACGATGGGAAGTCTGTGCCAATTAATTGAGAAGCATATATTCAAACTGGAGTCTGTGCAAGTTCTGGTTATCGATGAG gtTGATTTCTTATTCAATTCATCAAAACAAGTCAGTTCTCTTAAAAAGCTGTTGGCATCATATTCATCGTGCAATAACCGTCAGACTGTTTTCGCCAGTGCATCAATTCCTCAGCACCGACGGTTCTTGCACAACTGCATACAACAGAAGTGGACCAAG ATAtgtgggaaaaaaatgaagtatCAAACATTGCTATCCTTAATACAGTCTGATGCACCTGAGTCTGGCATTATTTTTGTCGGTGAGCAG TCTGAGAAGTCAAAGAAGGCTGGAAATGCTCCTTCAACAACTCTTTTGGTCGATTTCCTGAGCAATTCATACAAAGGTTCTTCAGACGTCCTTCTTCTGGAAGAAGAGATGAATTTCAACTCACGAGCAGCTTCACTATTA GAAGTGAGACAAGGAGGAGGCTATCTGCTTGTGTCTACAGATATAGCAGCTAGAGGGATTGACCTGCCGGAAACAACTCACATATACAACTTTGATCTGCCAAGATCTGCTATAGATTATCTTCATCGAGCTGGGAGAACAGGTAGGAAACCATTTTCAGACGAGAAATGGACTGTTACCAGTATCATAACATCAGAGGAGCTGTTTGTTTTGCAAAGATATGAAAATGAACTGAAGTTTAAATCTGAAGAGCTTACTTTACAGACTCAATGTTAA
- the LOC102611424 gene encoding E3 ubiquitin-protein ligase RHF1A-like, which produces MANFTASSSAGSSSSSVAALDDSFEDACSICLEPFSTDDPATVTSCKHEYHLQCILEWSQRSKECPICWQQFVLKEPACQELLAAIESERLSKSRPIASAAPVTFPEDFDNGPDGTYFDYDDMEARIMQHLAAARYFRRREMQRYPALDASQVVDSSSAATASLMLPTNANSPNFCHGSSDTDIPTSVIRSTDNAQPPSSDPGTNRDGPFKSRVFFRQSPPDSPRRPNPSEVFSFSESVKSKWSAASARYKESISKGTRSLKERLLSRNTSVKELSKEVQREMSAGIAGVAKMIERLDLASKRSGTPAPSSANAGGPSSALFKGKGVQESAVNRRSAEVAPDLMSAAPSNVTGTNSAQLEVAHQRGL; this is translated from the exons ATGGCCAATTTCACAGCTTCATCCTCCGCCGGATCATCGTCGTCTTCCGTAGCTGCCCTCGATGATTCCTTCGAAGACGCCTGCAGTATCTGCCTCGAGCCTTTCTCCACTGACGACCCCGCCACT GTTACCAGCTGCAAGCATGAATATCATCTTCAGTGTATTCTTGAATG GTCACAGAGAAGCAAAGAGTGTCCAATATGTTGGCAGCAATTTGTCCTGAAAGAACCAGCCTG CCAAGAGCTTCTAGCTGCCATCGAGAGTGAAAGGCTTTCCAAGTCAAGGCCTATAGCTTCTGCTGCTCCTGTTACTTTCCCTGAAGATTTTGATAATGGGCCG GATGGTACTTACTTTGATTACGATGATATGGAAGCACGTATTATGCAGCATCTAGCTGCTGCTCGCTATTTTCGCAGAAGAGAGATGCAGAGATACCCTGCACTTGATGCTTCCCAAGTGGTTGATTCTAGTTCTGCTGCAACTGCTTCTTTAATGCTGCCAACAAATGCGAATTCACCTAATTTTTGTCATGGGTCATCTGACACTGATATCCCAACTTCTGTCATAAGATCAACTGACAATGCTCAACCTCCCTCATCTGATCCTGGTACTAACAGAGATGGCCCTTTTAAATCCAG AGTTTTCTTCAGACAGTCACCACCTGATAGTCCAAGGAGGCCAAACCCTTCTGAGGTATTCTCCTTCTCAGAGTCTGTAAAATCGAAATGGTCTGCTGCTTCAGCCAG ATACAAGGAATCAATCTCAAAAGGTACCCGCAGTTTAAAGGAGAGGCTGCTTTCTCGGAACACCTCAGTTAAGGAATTAAGCAAAGAAGTTCAGCGAGAGATGAGTGCAGGAATTGCTGGTGTTGCAAAAATGATAGAACGCCTAGATCTTGCCTCAAAGCGAAGTGGAACCCCTGCCCCTTCTTCTGCTAATGCAGGGGGGCCATCCAGTGCTTTATTTAAAGGAAAGGGTGTACAAGAGAGTGCCGTGAACAGGAGAAGTGCAGAAGTTGCTCCTGATTTAATGTCAGCTGCACCCTCAAATGTCACTGGTACCAATTCAGCTCAATTGGAAGTAGCACATCAG AGAGGACTCTGA